GCTTTTGGATTTTTTTTGTAACAAAACCGAGCAAAAACAAAAGGGAGTCTATATCGCTCATACCACTTTTGTGCTAAGTCGATGCATCCATCGGTTTTAAGAAGTGCTTTATCTCCAATAATAACTTCGCCTTTGATGCCAAGTACTTTTGCTAAAACGTTGGATGTATTAGACTCTTCATCCTCTTTATTTTCTCCTGGGCAGACAATGACGCTTTTGACTCTTTTATGTGCAACGATGCCAAAATCGGTGCAAGCATATTTTTTACTTACCACACTTGATATCATTGCTGCTTCTACTCTCCCTTTTATAAAAAGGCGATTGATGTGGCTAGGAACTCCCTTATAATAGGTAAGTGCAGCTTTGTCCGCACTATGCTTGAGCTCTTTTTTTAAAAATATATAGAATGGTAAAAGATTGATATAGTCTATTTTTCCAATTATCATGGCGTAATTATATTGAAATTTTTTGATAAAATTAGCAAAATCCATCAAGAGGATAGAAAATATGGTTACAGTTGAGTTTTTGGGGCCTATTGCTAAAGAGCCCCTGCAGGTAGAAGCGAAAAATTTGCGTGAAGTTGCACAAATTTTGCAAAAAGATAGTGAAATAAAGAAGTGGCTGGGTGAATGTGCAGTTGCGGTGAATGATAAGATTGTCAAAACCCTTGATATCGAGCTTAAAGATGGGGACAAGGTTTCATTGCTACCCCCAGTTTGTGGAGGATAAATATGCTTGAACTCTATCCCGGTGAGTTAAATGTTGATAAAATCTTCAGTAAATGGCGCAGGTGGGGCGAAGATAAAAACTATGGTGCTTTTATCACTTTCGTAGGGACTGTAAGAGAAGAAAATGGCATTGAGGCTTTGAGCTTTGATGTATATAAGCCGATATTGCAGCGTTGGTTTGAAGCGTGGCAGCAAAGAGCACAGCAAAGAGGCGCTTATCTTAAAATGGCCCACTCCATTGGTAATGTCCCTATCCATACATCCAGTTATATGGCTGCGGTTTTTAGTCCCAAAAGGCGTGTTGCATTAGAGCTTATAGAAGAGTTTGTAGAAGATTTCAAAGCTAATGCTCCTATTTGGAAATATGATGTAAAAAACGGTGAGAGAATCTATGCGCGAGACCGCAGCCACAAAATTGAAGGAAGCGGTCTTTTAGATAGCCTCTAGAAGGAGCTTGTGTACTACATTGGAGATCTTCATCAGATCTTGTGGTGTTTGTGCAAGCTCTTGGATCTTTTGAGCAAAGAAGCTAGTATCTATCATCTTTTCTTGAATATAATTCATGAGTCCATCATGGAGTGATTCTTTACTTCTTGTATAAAAGACTACATCTTTTGCGGTAGCTACTACAAAGTACTCCACTAGCTCCATGAGTTGCATTTTAAGCTCTTTGCCAATATTATCTTTTGGAGAGAAGTTATAGATAATTTGCAAGAGAGCATCGATATTGAAAAGAGAGAGTATTTCACTAAGTAAAGAGAGTACTTCATTGAGTGGATACTCTTTGAGCTCTTTAATATAGATTGCAGGCATTACAAACTTAATAAGATCGATATAGCGAAAAAAGTCACTATGTATACTCTCTTTAAAGTCAAGAAATTGTGCGATTTCATTTTTATAGTTGAGGATATGAAACGGTTCACTATTAAACTCTTGATAGTTGCGTACTATCCATTTGACACTAAATTCTACAGCATCTTCGATCTCTAGTAGTTGCATATAAATTGAAGTTTTATTAGCACTCTCTTTTTTATAAAGCTCTTTTTTGGCCTTTGCAATCCAAAGAAGAGCATAGAGCAAGAGATATGATTTTATTTTTATAAGAAATTTTTCACTGCCAAGTTCATCAAAATCAGCAATAAAGCGAATACCGGCATTAT
The Nitratiruptor tergarcus DSM 16512 genome window above contains:
- a CDS encoding molybdopterin synthase catalytic subunit, encoding MLELYPGELNVDKIFSKWRRWGEDKNYGAFITFVGTVREENGIEALSFDVYKPILQRWFEAWQQRAQQRGAYLKMAHSIGNVPIHTSSYMAAVFSPKRRVALELIEEFVEDFKANAPIWKYDVKNGERIYARDRSHKIEGSGLLDSL
- a CDS encoding MqnA/MqnD/SBP family protein; this translates as MIIGKIDYINLLPFYIFLKKELKHSADKAALTYYKGVPSHINRLFIKGRVEAAMISSVVSKKYACTDFGIVAHKRVKSVIVCPGENKEDEESNTSNVLAKVLGIKGEVIIGDKALLKTDGCIDLAQKWYERYRLPFVFARFCYKKNPKAYKALAKKFLHSHTKIPHYILSRYTKRSGLSHKEIKNYLQLIDYKIGRKEKQSLKKFFQLQR
- a CDS encoding MoaD/ThiS family protein; protein product: MVTVEFLGPIAKEPLQVEAKNLREVAQILQKDSEIKKWLGECAVAVNDKIVKTLDIELKDGDKVSLLPPVCGG